The nucleotide window TCAACAAGGCGATCCTGATCGGCAATCTCGGAAGAGACCCGGAGATCAAATACACGCCGAGCGGACAGGCGGTGACGAATTTCTCGATTGCGACGACTGAACGCTACAAGGACAAGAGTGGCGAGATGCAGGAAAGAACAACCTGGCACAATATCGTCGCATGGGGCAGGCAGGCTGAAATCTCCAAAGAGTATCTCTCCAAGGGGAGCCCGGTCTATATCGAAGGGCGCATCGACAACCGCAGCTACGAGGACAAAGAAGGCAACAAGCGATACATCTCCGAAGTCGTCGTGCAGCGCTTGCAGCTTCTGGGACGCAAGGGCGAGTCGTCTTCGACCAGCTACGATCAATCGCCTCCCCCGCAGCAGAATGATTTTCCTGACGGTGGTTCCGGAGATGACGACGATCTCCCGTTCTAGTCAGATTATCGGATGAAAGGACGAGGTACAAAGGTCTGGATCGGTGGCCTGATTCTGCTTAATTTTATCTGGCTGCTCAAAACACTTTCCGGCTATGTCGGCTGGGTCGATTCAGGGGAGCTAACAGTCGCGTGCTATACGCTCGGCATCGCGCACCCGACGGGTTACCCCATTTACACGCTTCTCGGGCGGGTCAGTACGCTATTCTTTCCCGGCGAGATCATTAAAGCCGTATCATTCGTGTCGCTCCTCGCCGGTCTAGGGGCGGGTGTTCTGTTCATCCTGACAATCCGTTCGATCTTCAAGCACGTCGGCATCCTTGCAGACATCAAGGCCAACCATCTTCTTGCAGCTTCCACCTCCATTGTGGTGTTGCTGTATACACCCCTGGTCTGGAGTCTCTCTGTCACAGTCGAAGTCTACGCGCTGCACCTGCTTTTCGTGACGGCGATATTCTATCTTGTTGTCGAATCGACTGCGATCAGCAAAGCCCGATTGATGCGCACAGCCGCACTCTTAGCATATCTGGTTGGCCTGTCATTCAGCAATCATCTTTCGACCGTGCTCCTCCTTCCGGCGCTGGCATTCTGGGCAGCAGGGACTGATGCAATCAGGCGAAACCTGATTCGACTCATTCCGGTTTGCGCGATTCTGGGACTGCTCGGTCTGACGGCCTATCTCTATCTCCCGATTCGCGCATTCCAGACGCCAATTATCAATTGGGGAGACCCGACCACATTGGAGAATTTCATCCGGCATGCCTCCGGCTGGCAGTACCGGGTATGGATATTCAACAAACCGGGCGCTGAAATTCTGCAGAGCATGGGCGACCTGATCGGTCTGGTCGTGCGACAACTCCCGCTTCTCATGGTGGTTCCTGCGGCAATCGGGCTTGTAGTCCTGACGGTCAAGAGTCGCTTCATTTCTATCTTTCTCGGAATAGTCTTTGTATCCAACATCATCTATGCCGCGGGTTACACAATCCCTGAAATCGACACATATCTGCTGCCGACGATCCTCATATATACCGTTTGGTGTGTCATCGGGATTGCCGCGATATGCGTGTTTGCTCTGGAGAAGCTTGCAGGCCGAAGCGCGCGGGTTATCGCTCCCTATGCAATCGCAGGTCTACTGCTGCTGCTCGGATTCTATCAGATTATCACAAACAGAGAATATGCGGACAGGAGCAGTTACCGTTATGTCGACAACCAGAACCAGCTCCTCTTCGATTGCATGGAGCAGCGCGCTGTTTTCTTGACTGCCAACTGGGATTACTACAGTCCGTTGCTCTACACGAGATTTGCCGACAGCATTCGCACGGATATCACTGCAATTGATATCGGCCTGCTGCAACGAAGCTGGTATTACAAGTACATCTCGCAAATCGATCCGGAGCTTGATCAGAGAATCAGCGATGCCGAGCGTAGATTCATGCCTCTCGTTCGAAATTTTGAGAGAGGTGATCCATACGACCCTGCGAAGATCGAAGCCACATACCAGGAAATCATCGCCACGATCGCGGCGACGCCAAACAGACCGGTGTATATCGATCTCGGCACGAAATTCGAAAAACTGAGCGAATTCGGGATGGCACCGGTTGGCTTGCTGTTCAGAGTCATCCGCAAAGATGATCTATTCGTTCCGAGGCCGCCGGAGAGGATGACGCTGGGCCCTGCCGGCATCGATATTCTTGAGAAAGACTACAGCTTGAAGAAGCAGGTAGACATAATCAATAACATGAACAGGAACTGGTTAACGTTTTGGGAGCAATACAGATCGCCAGAAGAAGAATCTACTCCGTAACCTCAGCGCCACGCCTGTACTCCATCTCGCTTTTGAATCCGTAATCATCCTGAAGATTGATGATCCAGATACCTGCCAGCTCACTCACGACGTTGACATCTGCCAGAAGATTCTCCGCGATTTCATATGTCTTGATGTGATTCTCATCTGCAAACCGGATCAGCAGGAGATCTTTCGCCTCATTCGTCAGATAAGACTCGCCCGAAATGTTCAGCCGCGTATCGGAGAATTTCAGTCTCTTGATAGGGATTTCGTGAGGAACCTTCAGCGCGAGATCTACCTTCCACAGGTTCCGTTCGAGCGCCACCTCGACATTGAGCAGCCCCCCATCTTTGTCGAGATCGATTGAAAGGAATTCGCTTTGGACGTATGAATCAAACTTGCCTTTGGTCTTTAGCACATAGTTCAGAACATTCTCATATTTGTCATAGAAACCCCGTCCCATGGGAATCTTGTTCGTTTTCTGAACGTCGACTGCTATTCGACAACCAGACAATTTCCTATCCTGACTCAGTCCCCAAGTGTGCTCCGTTTTCCCTTTGCCAACTCGGCCTCAGGCGTGTCAGGGAACCTGGTAATAGTCTCATCGTAATATTTCTTCGCCTTGGCCTTGTCGCCTGTTTCCATGTAGCACTTGCCGAGTTTATAAAGCGCAGACGCCATCCTGTCAGAGTCCGGATATTTGCTCACTACCTTCGCAAACTCGTCCCTGGCAGATACAAAATTATTCTGTCTGTAGTAGCATTCGCCAATCCAGAACTGGGCATCGTCAGTCAGGTCTGTGCTGGGGAAACCCGTTATGTACTCGTTGAAACCCAAGATGGCGAGTTGATAATTCCCTGCCGAGATATCGGCAAATGCGCCGTCATAGAGTTTGCGCGCATCGACATAGACAACACCACCGGAAGTCGTATCGGCAGCCGAATCAGCCACTGCCGACGGAGGAGCCCTCATAAGCCCCTGTTGTAGAGCGGTCACAGATTGCTGCAACCGCTCTACTCTATCTATCACATCGTTGAGTTTGGCTCCGAGCTCTTCGATCCTGGCATCACCAGCCTCATCGGTGAACTCTGTGCGAGCTTTGAAGGTGGTCAGAGCGTCGAGAAGCGATCTCCCGAGGCTGTCCACCTCAATCAGTTTGTCTTCGATTGCCCGGTTCTGCTGCTCCAGAACATTCATCTGAAGGGACATTTCATCCAGCTTGCGGGACGAAGTGCACCCTGTCAGCAGAAGAAGACATAACAAACCGATTGCACCGAGCCATCTCACGATTACACCTGTCTACTGGCTGGTTATGGTGAACTTGGCACGGCGATTTTTCTGCCAGGAGACCTCATCGTGGCCTGTTGCCACAGGTCTTTCCTTGCCGTACGAAATGATCTCCATGCGGCCCACTGGAATGCCAAGACTCTTCAGATAATCCATCGCCGTCCTGGCACGTTTCTCACCCAGTGCAAGGTTATACTCGACTGTGCCACGCTCGTCGCAATGGCCTTCAATCATCACCGTTACCTTCGGGTTGTCCTTGAGCAGCTTCGCATTAGCCTCAAGCGCCGTTCTGGCATCGGAACGAAGATTGTACTTGTCAAAATCAAAATATGCCGTCTTGAACTGATCCTCGGTAACCTTCTTGACTTCCGGTGGTGGTGGCGTCGGCGGTTCAACAGGCGGCGGCGTTGTCGTGTCAATCTCCGGTGCCGGTGGCGCAGGCGGTGGCTCGGGCTGTTCCTTGTTGCAGCTGGCTCCAAGTACCACCAGCGACAAAGCCAATAGTGCGAAGATTGTCAAAATCCTTGTCAACATTTTCACTCCTCCTTCAATTTCCCGTATCTGACCTGTTATTCTATTCACTCTTTCAACCCGACAAATTAATCGGTCGAGTGCGTCAGGTCAACAACAATCTAGTTATCGTTTTGTGTTTGGTCCCCAAAAAGGATTGCTTGACTTACTGTCAGAAGAAATCTGACGCCTGGTTAGCCCCATAAAATCCGTGATGAACAAATCATAGTTATCGTTGTGCCGTGCCGAGTAAACAAGATGATAACTGTCCGGTGCCCAGTGCGGATTCTCGTTAGAGCCGCTCCTCGTGATCAACCTGAAATTCTCACCAGTGACATCGACCACGCAAATGTCGAAATTCCCCCTGTCGCTTCTCGTCACGAATGCTATTTTCGACCCATCCGGAGAGAATGCCGGTGAGTCGTTGTATGATCCCCTATACGTCACTCGCGTGACATCCAAGCCTTCGTCGTCCATCAGGTACACCTGCGGGGTACCGGTACGATCCGACGAGAAAGCTATTGTTCGACTATTCGGTCCAAATGACGGCGAAGACTCGATAGCCCGGGAGTTTGTCAGACGCCGCTTGATCTTCCCATTCATATCGAGAAGGTAGAGCTCAGCATTGCCATCCTTCGACAGCGTCAGGCATATTTCATCGTTGGTTGGTGAAATTGCCGCCGCAGAGTTCAGCCCTTTGTACGATGCAACCTTCGAGTGATTCGCGCTGCCGATATTGGCTCTCCACAATTCAGGAAAGCCGCCCTTGAAGGAAGTATATAAGATTGATTTCCCCTGTGCATCCCAGACGGGAGAGAGATTTATCGATCCGTTAGATGTCACTGCGTAACTACTATGCCCGTCATAATCGCACACATAGACTTCTTTGTTGCCAGACTTCGCCGACACGTAGGCGATCTTCGTGTTAAAAAGAGGCTTCATTCCTGCCACCTGCCTAACAACATCATCCGACACTGAATGCGCCAGAGCTCTCAGATTATCCCGACTGGACCTAAATCCGTCAGATCTCATCTCACTCATGTGGACAAGATCCCAGATTGTGTAGTTGATTTCGACCTCGGAACCCTCAATAGTGCACCTGCCGGACACGAGATACTCCGCGCCCATGTTCTTCCACGCCAGCTTTGTCATTTCGGTCAGTTCAAGAACACTGAGTATGAAAGAGTCTATCGGAATTTCTTTGAAAAGCATGTGAAAAGAAAGATCATCGCGGATGATCTGTGAGATTTGCTGCGCCAGCCGTATGTCGTCCGGTGAGGAGACCATGCTCGTGATCCTAAAATCCTCGACCGAAATCGGGTATTGTCTGATTTCCCCTTCCTGTATAATTCTCGCAGATATATCTGCGGAAGGTTGTGCAATGACCACATTCATCGCTGCAACCAGCATCACAATCGATAGCAAAATCGTATTCTTGATCACGGTCTGTATTCAAACTCCAAGTGAAAGCCGAGCACGTCATACTTGTAAGCGATCGGCAATGGCGGAAGTTCCGCTGTTCTCATCACCGCACCCAGCGCGTGGTTATCATATTGGTCGTTGCCGGATGATCTCTCGATTGCAGGACCTTTGATCATGCCGGTTCTGTCTATCTGAAAGTAAATAACACACGAGAGTGTTCGTTGCGAAAGCACCGGATTCTGCCAATTGCGGTCGATGATTTGTGTCACCCGACTGATGTCGTACGGGAAATCG belongs to Candidatus Zixiibacteriota bacterium and includes:
- a CDS encoding single-stranded DNA-binding protein, giving the protein MASVNKAILIGNLGRDPEIKYTPSGQAVTNFSIATTERYKDKSGEMQERTTWHNIVAWGRQAEISKEYLSKGSPVYIEGRIDNRSYEDKEGNKRYISEVVVQRLQLLGRKGESSSTSYDQSPPPQQNDFPDGGSGDDDDLPF
- a CDS encoding DUF2723 domain-containing protein, which encodes MKGRGTKVWIGGLILLNFIWLLKTLSGYVGWVDSGELTVACYTLGIAHPTGYPIYTLLGRVSTLFFPGEIIKAVSFVSLLAGLGAGVLFILTIRSIFKHVGILADIKANHLLAASTSIVVLLYTPLVWSLSVTVEVYALHLLFVTAIFYLVVESTAISKARLMRTAALLAYLVGLSFSNHLSTVLLLPALAFWAAGTDAIRRNLIRLIPVCAILGLLGLTAYLYLPIRAFQTPIINWGDPTTLENFIRHASGWQYRVWIFNKPGAEILQSMGDLIGLVVRQLPLLMVVPAAIGLVVLTVKSRFISIFLGIVFVSNIIYAAGYTIPEIDTYLLPTILIYTVWCVIGIAAICVFALEKLAGRSARVIAPYAIAGLLLLLGFYQIITNREYADRSSYRYVDNQNQLLFDCMEQRAVFLTANWDYYSPLLYTRFADSIRTDITAIDIGLLQRSWYYKYISQIDPELDQRISDAERRFMPLVRNFERGDPYDPAKIEATYQEIIATIAATPNRPVYIDLGTKFEKLSEFGMAPVGLLFRVIRKDDLFVPRPPERMTLGPAGIDILEKDYSLKKQVDIINNMNRNWLTFWEQYRSPEEESTP
- the ybgF gene encoding tol-pal system protein YbgF, whose product is MRWLGAIGLLCLLLLTGCTSSRKLDEMSLQMNVLEQQNRAIEDKLIEVDSLGRSLLDALTTFKARTEFTDEAGDARIEELGAKLNDVIDRVERLQQSVTALQQGLMRAPPSAVADSAADTTSGGVVYVDARKLYDGAFADISAGNYQLAILGFNEYITGFPSTDLTDDAQFWIGECYYRQNNFVSARDEFAKVVSKYPDSDRMASALYKLGKCYMETGDKAKAKKYYDETITRFPDTPEAELAKGKRSTLGD
- the pal gene encoding peptidoglycan-associated lipoprotein Pal, which gives rise to MLTRILTIFALLALSLVVLGASCNKEQPEPPPAPPAPEIDTTTPPPVEPPTPPPPEVKKVTEDQFKTAYFDFDKYNLRSDARTALEANAKLLKDNPKVTVMIEGHCDERGTVEYNLALGEKRARTAMDYLKSLGIPVGRMEIISYGKERPVATGHDEVSWQKNRRAKFTITSQ
- the tolB gene encoding Tol-Pal system beta propeller repeat protein TolB, which codes for MIKNTILLSIVMLVAAMNVVIAQPSADISARIIQEGEIRQYPISVEDFRITSMVSSPDDIRLAQQISQIIRDDLSFHMLFKEIPIDSFILSVLELTEMTKLAWKNMGAEYLVSGRCTIEGSEVEINYTIWDLVHMSEMRSDGFRSSRDNLRALAHSVSDDVVRQVAGMKPLFNTKIAYVSAKSGNKEVYVCDYDGHSSYAVTSNGSINLSPVWDAQGKSILYTSFKGGFPELWRANIGSANHSKVASYKGLNSAAAISPTNDEICLTLSKDGNAELYLLDMNGKIKRRLTNSRAIESSPSFGPNSRTIAFSSDRTGTPQVYLMDDEGLDVTRVTYRGSYNDSPAFSPDGSKIAFVTRSDRGNFDICVVDVTGENFRLITRSGSNENPHWAPDSYHLVYSARHNDNYDLFITDFMGLTRRQISSDSKSSNPFWGPNTKR